CGAGACCTTCGTGGAGCCCGGCTGGCAGACCGCCGACCTCCTCGGGCTCCCCGGTGTCGGGCCCCGGGCCGCGCGCGTCTGCCGGAACAAGCACCTCCAGCGGCTTTATCTGGCCGAGTGGAGCCCCGTCTCGGTGCTCTCCAGCGGCTCCCGCGAGACGGTCCTGACGGCCCTCGCCGACCGCTACCCCCTCATCTCCAAGCCGCTCGACCTCTATTGCAGCATCGGGGTCCGGGTGATCAGGGACCAGGAGGCCCTGGCGGCGCACCTCGACGAGGTGGCGCCGGAATCGCCGGTCCTCCTGGAACAGCGGGTGTCCGGACGCGAGTTCAGCGTGGAGACCATCGTCGCGGACGGTGTCCCGGTCTTCTCCGGGGTCACCCAGAAGTCGACCAACGAGGAGGAGGGGGACTTCTTCGTCGAGATGGGTCACACCCTGCCCGCCTGCAACCTCACCGAGGACGAGGCCGGGCGGCTGAAGGAGGCCCAGGCGGCGGTGCTGGCCCGGCTCGGCTTCGGCACGGGCATGGCCCACGGCGAGTACCGCGTCCTCGCGGACGGCCGGATCGCGCTGATGGAGATCGCGGCCCGCCCGCCGGGCGACGGGATACTCCACCTCTACGAACTGGCCACCGGCGCCTCGATCGAGGCATCCGTGGTGGACGCGGCGCTCGGCCTGCCCGTGCGGCACCCGGAACCCCGCCGCTGGGCCCGGCAGATCTACTTCGACCACGCCCCGGGGAAGCTGGACGGCGTCGCCGTCGACGGCCACGCCGGGGTGGACCCCTTCTGGGTGGTGGACCACGGCCTGTGGCCCGCGGTCGAGCCCGCCGGTCCCGAGGCGCCGCCCGGCCTGAGGAAGGTCCTCGTGCTCAAGGCGCGCGGCGCCGGACTGGGGCCGCTGTCCGACTCCTTCGGCCGGGCCGTCACCGCGCTGTTCGACGCCCCCGACCCCCGGCGGCTGGAGCAGTACGACGCGACGGTCCGTGAAGCCGTCCGTATCACCGTCAGTTAGCACACCCGTCGGCGCGAGCCGTCCGACGCGGCCGGAGCAGGGAGAAGACGCACCCGTGGGACAAGGGCCCAGCACGACGCAGGGCGAGGAGAGCGCCACCCCACCGCCGAGGGCCGGGTGGGCGCTGCTCCGGCGCGCACTGAGACGTTTCCCGAAGTCCCGGGCGGGCCGGGTCTTCGTCCTCATCGCGTTCGTGGACGCCTTCGGCCGGGGCTTCTTCCTCGCCGGTTCGACGCTCTTCTACACCCAGGTGATCGGGCTCAGCACCGCGCAGGTCGGCCTCGGGCTCTCGATCGCCGGGCTCTTCGGGGTCGCCTGCGCCATCCCGACCGGATGGCTGGCGGACCGGTTCGGCGACGGCCCGGTCCTGATCGCGCTCCAGCTCTGGCGCGCCGCGGCCTTCCTCGTCTACCCCTTCGTGGACGACTTCCGGATGTTCCTGGTGGTCGCCTGCTTCGTCGGCGCGGTGGAGCAGGCCGTCGGGCCGATCATCCAGTCGGTGGCCGGAGCGACGGCCGAGGAGGGCTCGCGCGTCGGCGCCATGGCCCTCATCGCGGTGGCGCGGAATTCCGCCTACGCGCTTTCCGCCGTGATTGCCACGGTGGTCATCACCATGGCCGACTCCCGTACCTATGTCGGCTTCGTCCTGGCCAACGCGGCGGCGTTCCTGGTGACCGCCGCACTGCTGACCCGGCTCAGGCTCCCGCGCCGGGGGACGGGCGGGGACGGGCGGTCCGGGCCCCGGGGCGCCAAGCTGCTGCCGTTCAAGAACGCGCGGTTCCTGCTGCTCTCGCTGGCCAATGGAATTCTCTATCTGCATGTCCCGATCCTGTCGGTGGCGTTCCCGCTCTGGATCGTCACCCACACCGAGGCGCCGCGCGGCCTGGTCGGCGCCGCCCTGGTGGTGAACACCGTGCTCGCGGTCTCGCTCCAGGTGCGGCTCAGCAAGGGCGGCGACGACATGGCGCACGCCGGTCGCAAACAGCGGGCCGCGGGACTGGCGCTGGCCCTTTTCTGCGCCCTGACGGCGGTGACCGGACCGGCGGACGCGCTGACGGCCGGAGCGCTGCTCCTGCTCGCCGCCGTACCGCTCACCCTGGGTGAACTGTGGCAGTCGGCCGGTGGCTGGGGCATCTCCTACGGTCTCGCCCCCGAGGAGCAGCGCACGTACTACCTGAGCGTCTATCAACTGGGGGCCACGGGCATGACGGTGGCGGGCCCGGCGCTGCTCACCATCGCCGTCGTCGACACGGGTGCCACCGGCTGGCTCGCCCTCGGTGCCGTGTTCGCCGTCACCGGCCTGGTGGTGCCGCTGCTGGCGCGGGCGGTCGGGTCCCAGGACCCGGTTCCGGCGGGGTCCGGGCCGGGCGACTGACCCCGGCCGCGACACCTGTGATGCTCCGTCAGGTCCCGTGCGAAATGGCCGGTGATACGGGGGAGGCGATTTCCGTCCGGCCGGTACGGTACACAGATGGATGGCCGTGAAATGCAGAGAACCAGAATGGCGCCGCGGGCGAAGGAGAGGGAAAGCACAAAGGATTTCGGGCGACAGGCGGATACATGAATGGAAACGATCAGCTTCGCACCATAACGTCCAATGATGTAGCGCGCGTGGCAGATGTGTCCCAATCAACGGTTTCGCTGGTCCTCAACGGCAAATGGCAGGGCAGGATTCGCGAGGAGACCGCGCGGCGTGTGATGGCGACCGCCCACGATCTGGGGTACCGGATCAACCAGTCCGCCCGGAGTCTGCGGCTCGGGAGTACGGGCACGGTGCTCCTGGTCGTCCCGACCCTGGTCAACCCGGCCTTCGCCGCCGTCCACGCGGGCGCGGCCCGTGTCGGCGCGCAGAACGGCCTGGGTGTCGTGGTCTTCCCCCTCAGCGCGGAGGACGGCTTCGGCCCGTTCCCCGCGCCCCGGCAGGCGCTCGACGGAGTCATCGCCTGCTCGCTGTCGGCGGAGGTCGTCTCCGGTCTGCGGGGCGGGCTCCCGCTGGTCGTCCTGGACGACGCCCCCACCCCCGGCACCCCGGCCGTCACCATGGACACCGGCGGCGGGATGGCGAAGGCGCTGGCCCATCTGACCGAGCTGGGGCACCGGCGCATCATGCATCTGCGGGCCCGGCGCCGCGCCTGGACCCTCGCCCGGCGGGCGGAGGTGTTCGACCAGTGCACCCTCAGCCATCCGCAGGTGAGAGCGGATCATCTGGTGTGCTCCTTCCTCCCGGCCGAGGTCCGGGAACGGATGGTCGAGGTGCTGTCAGCCTCCCCCCGCCCGACGGCTGTCATCTGCGACGACGACAACATGGCCATGGGGGTCTACGCCGCCGCCAGGGCGCTGGATCTGAGCATCGGCGAGGATCTCTCCGTCGTCGGCTTCAACGATCTGCCCGTGGCGGCCCTGTCCTCGCCGCCCCTCACCACCGTCCGGCTGCCCCTCGGGGAACTGGGCTCCCGCGGGATGCGGGCCCTGCTCGACCTGCGCAACGGAACGGTGAACGAGCCGGTCTCGCTCCTGACCGAACTCATCGTGCGCTCCTCCGTCGGCCGGGTGTCCGAGGACATCTGAGCGCTGTCCCGCGCTCCCCTCCGGGGCCTGTCCGGCGCCCGGGGGGAGCCGCGCGGGGCGCCGGGCCGCAGCGGTCGCGGCCGTGCGCCCCTCCAGCGCGGCACCATGGCCCGCTCGGCCCGAAGGCGCCGTCCGGCAGACAGCCGCGGTGCCGCTCGGCCGCTCGCCGAACCGTCGGGCACCGGCGCGGACCGCCGCCGGGAGCACCCCGTACACCCCCCGTCCCAGCAGTGCGTTCACCCCGCGCGGGCAGGTTTCGACGGCCGGGCTCCCCCAGGGGCCCCGGCTCCGCGCGGCGCTCGCTGCGGTTGTGACACGTACGGCGGGGCCGGACGGTTCACCGCCGACCGCTCGACCACTCATCCGTGCGCTGAGCGGTCGCTCAGTACCGTTCGACCGCTGACCGACGGGGCCCGTCAACTCCGCCACCCGGCGGATATTCCGTACCCGGCCCCGGCCGCAGGCTTGCCGGACCCAGTAAAGCGACCGGCAACTGACCGGCCGTACAGTCCGAACGCCAGACGAGGAGCGCAGCCGTGACCGCACCGGCCCCCGGCAAGGCCGCACCCCACGCCCCCGCCCGCGCCACCGAGGAAGAGCTGGCCCAGCTCCAGCGCGAGCACGGCCGGGCCGTGTTCGGCTTTCTGCTGGGACTGACCTACGGCGACACCCAGCGCGCCGAGGACCTGTTGCAGGAGACGATGATCCGGGCCTGGCGCCACCCCGAGGCCCTGCACACCCGGCACGAGTCGATGCGTCCCTGGCTCTTCACCGTGGCGCGCCGGCTCGCCATCGACGCCCGCCGCGCCCGGCTCTCCCGCGCCCGGGAGGCGGTGCACGGCACCGAGAACACCCTCATCCCCGCGGACGACCCGATCGAGCCCTCCATCCAGGCGCTCGACATACGCGCCGCGCTGGCCCGGCTCACCGACGACCACCGCGCCGTGCTCCAGCAGGTCTACTTCCGCGGACTCTCCGTCAACGAGGCCGCCGCCGCCCTCGGTATCCCGCCCGGGACGGTGAAGTCCCGTACCTACTACGCGCTGCGCTCGCTCCGCGGGGTCCTCAGGGCGTACGGCACACTCGACTGAGCCCGGCCACGGAACGGCGTTTTCCGGGCGACGCGGCCGCACACCGCGACCACCCGCTGAACCCCGGCACCCACCGGCACGTTGTCGACTGCACAGTGAGGGGAACCGGCGCCGCGGCGGCACAGCACACCACTGCTCCGCCGCCGTACGGCCGCCCCCGTCCGACACCGCCGCGGTGAGGAGCGCTTCCGGTGGCACAGCACAACGGGGAACCCGTCCGCGCCGGACGGGAGGACCAGTTCCAGCGCGTGCGCGAACTGCTCAAGAACGCCGCCGCGGGACACGGCGCGAGCCTGCTCGTCGACGGAGAGCCCGGCTCCGGCAAGAGCACGCTGCTCGGCCTTGTCGCGGAGGAGGCCACCCGGCTGCGCTGCCGGGTGTTCGCCGGAGCGGCCCGGGAGACCGGCCCCGCCCCGCTGGGCGCCCTCCTCGACTGTCTGGAACCCGACCTGCCCACCGAGGACATCCGCCGCGCCGCCCAGGGCGGCGGCCCCCCGGCCGGTGCCGTCCGCCGCTTCTTCGCGCTGATCGCCCAGGTCTGCCGTACCGCCCCCGTCGTCCTGGTCCTGGACAACCTCCACCAGGCCGACGACGCCAGCCAACTGGTGTGGCGGCGGCTCACCGAGGCCGCAGCGCGCAGGCCCCTGCTGCTCGTCGCCGCCACCCGCGGCGCCCCCGGCGCCCCGCTGCCCCCCGCCGCGGCCCGTGCCGCCGCCGACGCCGGTGCCGCCCGGCTCACCCTGGCGCCGCTCGGCCTCTGCGAGACCGCCCGCCACGCCGAACGCGTCCTCGGCGCACCGCCGGGACCCCGGCTGCTGCGCCGCCTCGGCGACACCGGGGGCAACGCGCGCCACCTCGGCACCCTCCTCGCCGCCCTCGCCGGGGCCGGGGCCGTACGAGTCACCGCCGACACCGCCGAACTCGACCCCGCGGGCGCCCCGGACACCCCCGGCCTGCTGGGCGCCACCCCCCTGGAGCCACGGCCCGGCGCCCCGGACCGTACCGCCCCCGACCGTTCCGCCCCGGGCCGGGCGGCCGACGACGGGCACCTCGCCCACGGCCCCCCGTACCCGCTGCCGCCCGCGCTCGCCGCGGCCCTCACCGACCGGCTCGGCCCGCTCTCCCCGGACGCCCGCACCCTGGTGCGCGTCGCCGCCCTCCTCGACGCCCCCTTCCCCCGCACGGAACTCGCCGTCGCCCTCGACCGCGCCCCCGAGGCACCGCTCCCCGCCCTCGGCGAGGCCCTCGCCGCCGGAGTCGTCGAGGAGACCGAACCCCCGCAGCACCGGCTGCGCTTCCGGGACGAACTCACCCGCCAGGCCGTGTGGACCGGGGTCCCCGCCACCGTCCGCGCCGCCCTCCACGGCCGGACCGCCCGCTCCCTCGCCGCCCTCGGCGCCCCCGCGCACCGCGTCGCCGCCCATCTGCTGCCCGCCGACCGGACCGGCGACGACTGGGCCACCGACTGGCTGCTGCGCCATCTCGGCGAACTCCTGCGCCACCACCCCCGGGCCGTCGTCGGCCTCGCCGCGCGCCACCTCCACCGGGTGCCGCCCGAGGACCCCGGCCACGCCCGGCTCCAGGACGCCGCCGCCCACGCCGCGTATCTGCTCGGCCTGCCCGACGCCGTGACCCGGGCCCGGGAGCTGTACGACCGCGCCGCCGACCCCGCGCGCCGCTCCCGGCTCGGCTTCCTCACCGCCCTCGCCCTGCTCCAGGACGGCCGCCCCGCCCAGGCCCACCCCCTCGTGGACGAGGCCCTCGCCGTCCACGCCCTCCCCGGCCGCCCCGCGCGGACCGCCCGCTTCCTCGCCCTGCGCGCCGCCCTGCTCTGCGGGGGCCGCCGTCTCGACGAGGCCCGGACCCTCGCCGACCAGGCCCTGGAGCGCTCACTCGCCGTACGGGCCCCCGTCGCCGAGGCGTACGCCCGTTCCGTCCGCGCCCAGTTGCTCACCCACGCGGGCGACCACCCGGCGGCGCTGCGGGAGTCCGTCCGCGCCCGCACCGCCGCCCGGCGGCGCGCGGAGACCCGCGACATCCAGCTCGTCCAGACCCTCCTCGGCGCCCATCTCCTCGGGGTGCACGACCGCGACGGCGAGGCCCGCGCCCTGCTGGAGGAGGCCAGGGCGCTCGCCGACAGCACCGGTTCGCCCGCCCGGAAGGCATGGGCGCACACCGTCTCCGCGCGCTTCCACTACCGCGCCGGGCACTGGGACGAGGCCCTCGACGACCTCGACCTCGGACGCTCGCTGCCCGCCCCCTGGCAGCCCTCCCCGCCGTACGGGCTCGACGCCGTGATCCTCGTCGGCCGGGACCGCCGCGACGCGGCCAGGGCCGCGCTCACCGCCGCCCGCGCCGCCGCGCCCGCCGGGACCGACCCCGGCTATCTCCCGCTCGCCGAGGCCCTGCTCGCCGAACGCGACGGCGACCCGCACGGCGCGCTCGCCGCCCTCCGGGACGCGCTGTGCGAGGAGCCCCCCGGCCGCTGGAGCCACCGGGCCTTCTGGCTCCCCGACACCGTCAGGATCGCCCTCGCCCTCGGCGACCGGACGCTGGCGGCCACCGCAGTGACCCTCGCCGGGGCCCTGGCGGACACCGCGCCGGGCGAACGGGGCCCCCGCGCGCTCGCCCAGCGCTGCCGGGGCCTCGCCGAGGGCGAACCCGGGGCGCTGCGCGCCGCCGCCGACCACTACCAGCGCCAGGGCATGCGGCTCTGTCTCGCCCGCACCCAGGAGGACCTCGCCGCCGTGCTGGCCGCGCAGGGCGACACCGACGGGGCCCGCCGCGGCCTCAACCACGCCGTCGACCTCTACCAGCTTCTCGCCGCCCACTGGTACACCGCCCGCGCCGACGCCCGGCTGCGTGCCCTCGGGGTCCGCCGCGGCCCCCGGGGCGCCCGGGGCCGCCCCCGCACCGGCTGGGACGCCCTCACCCCCACCGAACTGAAGGTCGCGCTCCTCGTCGCCGAAGGCCGCTCCAACCCCGAGGCCGCCGCCGAACTGCTGCTCTCCCCGCGCACCGTCCAGACCCATGTCTCGCACATCCTCACCAAGCTCGGCGCCCGCACCCGTATCGACATCGGCAGGGAAGCGGGCCGCCGACGGCCGCTGAACGGACCGGCGGCCCCGCCCCGCGGGGCCGCCCCGGCCCCCGCGCCCGCCACCGGAAAGGAGACCGACGACCGTGAAGGCCGTGACGACGGGGAGGGCCCGCGGCGACGACGGCGTCTGGACCGGCAGAGCCCCCGAGACACAGCGGTTGAGCCGGTACATCGCGGAACTGGCGAGCGGCCGGGGGCACTCCGTGCTGATCGAGGGCGAACCCGGCATCGGGAGGACCGCGCTGCTCCACCGGGCCCGGCTTGAGGCCCGGCGGACCGGCCGCACCACCCTCGCCGCGACGGCCGAGGACGGGCACACCCCCCTGCGCCCCGTCCTCGAAGCCCTCGCCCGGCCCGGACCCGTCCGCCCCGTGCTGCGCGCCCTCGCGGCCGGACTGCTCCGCGGCCCCCAGCCCCGTATCCCCGCCACCGCCGCCGGGGAACCCGATCCCGCCCTCGCCGAACGGGTCCTCGACCTGATCCGCCGGGTCACCGACGAGGGACCGCTGGCCCTTCTCCTCGACGACCTCCACCGCGCCGACCCCACCACCCTGCTGCTGTGGCAGCGGCTCGCCCGGCGCACCGCCCGGCTGCCCCTGCTGCTCGTCGCCACCGCACGCCGCCTCCCCGGCCCCGGCGGCCCCGGTGGATTCGCCGGCCTCCGGCGCGACCTCCTCGACGCGGGAACCACCCTGCTCACCCTGGCCCCGCTCGCCGACGACGAGGCCCGCGCGCTCGTCGGCGCCCTCACCGGCGCCCCGCCCGGCCCCGAACTCCGCGAACGGATCGACCGGGCGGGCGGCAACCCCCACTGGATACGGACGCTGCTCCCCCCCGACCGCACGGAACGGAACCCGGCCCCTCCGACCCCCCTGGCCCCTCCGACCCTTCCTAACCCTCCGGTTCCTCCGGCTCTCCCGGGCCCCGCGGCCCGTCCGGCCGACCCGCCCACCGGCACCGGCTCAGGCTCCGGCGGCAGCTCCGGCAGCTCCGGCAGCTCCGGCAGCTCCGGCAGCTCCGGCAGCGGCGGCTCCGGTCCCGCTGCCGCCACCGGCCTCGCCGCCGTCGCCGACGGTCTCGTCGACGGCGCGACCCGGGACACCCTGCGCACCGCCGCCCTCCTCGGCCCCGCCTTCACCGCCGCCGAACTCGCCGCCGTCACCGGACGGCCACCGCTCGACCTGCTGGACCCCCTCGACGACGCCCTCGCCGCCGGAGTCCTCGTCGACACCGGCGACCACCTCCGCTTCCGCCTCCCCGCGCTCGCCGAGGCCCTGCGCGCCACCGTCCCCGCCCCCGAGCGCGCCGAACACCACCGCGCCGCCGCCCACGCCCTGGCCGCGGCGGGCGCGGACCTCGAACGCGTCGCCGGACAACTGCTCCCGATCGCCGGAACCCTCACCGCCGACCGGGACGGCTGGGCCTTCGACTGGCTCGCGGGCGCCGCGCCCCACCTCGCCGAACAGGCCCCCGGCAGCGCCGTCGGCCTGCTGCGCCGCTGTCTGGCCCGGCTCCCCGCCGACGACCCCCGGCACGCCGCCCTCAAGGAACACCTCGCCCACGCCGCCCTGTTGCTGCGCGGCCCCGCGAGCACCGCGACCCTGCGCGGACTCCTGGACGAGACCACCGCACCCGAGGCCCGCGTCCAGCTCACCGCCGCGCTCGCCCACGGCCTGTACGTCCAGGGCCGCTGGGCCGACGCCCTCGCCGCCCTCGACCGGGCCGAGCGCACCGGAGCCGCCGACGCCGCCTGGGCCCCGCTCTTCCAGGGGCTGCGCGCCACGATCCACCACGGCGCCGGTCACAGCGAGCGGTGCGCGGTCCTCGCCCGGCAGGTCATCGCCGACGCCCGGTCCGGACGGCACCCCTTCGGCGAGGCATACGGGCGGCACGCCCTGTCCTGCGCCCTGCTGCGGGACCGGCGCACCGAGGCGGCCCTCGCCGAGAACACCCTCGCCCTGCGCGCCGCCGCACGGGTGGACCGGACCGGCGCCCGCTGGCTCACCTGCACCCTCACCGACCTCCGCGTCACCATGCTGCTCTACCGGGCGGTCATGCTCGGCCTGGTCGACCGGCCCGAGGAGGCGCGGTCCGCGCTCGACCGGGCCCGGGACGAGACGGCCGGCCGGGCCACCGCCGATCAGCTCGGCGGCATCACCGTGACCGCCGCGCTCCTCGACTACACCACCGGCCGCTGGGACGACGCCCTCGCCCGGCTGGACCGGCAGCCCGACCCCGTCGACCCCTGGCTCCCCTCCCTCCGCCACAGCGTCGCCGCCCTCGTCCACGGCCACCGCGACCGGGGCGCCGACGCCCGGGCCCACTGCGAGGCCGCCGCCGGGCGGACCACCCCCTGCGGCTCGCACAGCAACCGCGGGGGCTATCCCCTCATGGCCCGCGCGCTGCTGGCGGAGCGGTCCGGCCGCCCGCACGAGGCGCTGGCGGTCCTGCTCCCCACCCTCGACCCCGGCTACGCCCGCGACCTGGACCAGCGCTTCCAGTGGATGCCCGACATCGTGCGGCTCGCCCTGCGCACCGGGGACGGGGCCACCGCGCGCGCCGCCGCCGTCATCAGCGCCGGGGAGGCCGACCGCGAACACCACCCGGCGCGGACCGCCGCCGCCGCACGCTGCCGGGGGCTCGTGGACGCCGACCCCGGCCCGCTCGCCGAGGCCGTCGCCTACTACCGCGGGGTCGCCCGCCCGCTCGACCTCGGCCAGGCCCTGGAGGACGGCGCGGCCGTCCGGGCCGCGCTCGGCGAACCGGCGGCGGCCAGGGAACTGCTGCAACAGGCCCTGGAACGGTACGCGCGGCTCGGCGCGGCCTGGGACGCCCGGCGCGCCGTCGGGCGGCTGCGGGCCCTGGGCGTCCGTACGGGCCCCCGGGCCGCCCGGAACGGACGCCCGTCCACCGGCTGGGCCGCCCTCACCCCCGCCGAGCTGAGAGTGGCCCACCGGGTGGCCCAGGGCCGCTCCAACCCCGAGATCGCGGCGGAGCTGTTCCTCTCGCCGCGCACCGTCCAGACCCATGTCTCCAGCATCCTCACCAAACTCGGCGCCCGCTCCCGTACCGAGGTGGCCCGCCAGGCCGCCGAACGCTCCTCCCAGCACCCCTGACCGACCGGCCCGGCCGGACCGCACGACCCCGCCCGGAGCGGTCGGCGCGTACGTCGCGAGGGGGGCGCGCGGCCGTGAACCCGCGCCCCCGTCACGCCGTGCTCCGGAGGGAGAGTTCCATCTCCTGACCTGTGAGGATTCCGCATGGCACCGCACGATCCCCAGAGCCCGTACGGCCCCGCGCACCCGCCGACGGGCGCGCCGGACACCGCCATCGGCGGCGGCGCCACGCCCACCGGCCCCAGGGCCCCCAGAGGTACGGCCCGTACCTCCTGTCGACTGACGGCGCACGAGGGGGGCCGGGCCGACGGGTGAGCGGGAGACCGGTGCCGACGGCGACACGCCGACGGCCCTTTCGGCCCTTGTTGTTGTGCGGCACCTGTCCGCAGAATGGCCCCGGGGGCGGGCCGGAGGATGGCTCCGGTGCGCCGGAGCACACGAATCGGGGGCCTGCGTGACTGAGCCGCACCGGGCGGAAGCCCATGTGAAGCTGTTGCTGGGGGCGTATGTGCTCGACGCGCTCACTCCGGAGGAGGACCGGGTGGTGGCGGCCCATGTCCAGTGGTGCGCCGACTGCCGCGCCGAATACCTCGAACTGGCCGAACTGCCGATGCTGCTCGCCGCCTTCGGCGGGGCGGGCCCGGTGATTCCGCCACCGCTGCCACCCGCGGCCCGGGACGACGGACCGGGCCCGGAGGACCGGGGCCCCGGCCCGTTCGCCTAGGGAGCGGCGTCCGGACCGGGCCGGATCGGGCCGGATCGGGCAGCGGGTCCGGCCGGGGGCGGTTCCCGCTCGCGGGGGAGGGCGTCCCGCGGTGGGGCCCCGCGCCGTGCCGGGGTGTCTCCCGAGCCGCCGGGCCCGGGGGGAGCGCGGTGCCGGGCACCCGGGCCCGGCAGGATCGGAGCAACACCCCCGGCCGCTCGTCGGCGTCCACCGTCCCGGGGCCCGGGACGCGCCCTGCGCACCCGGAGCGCATGCCCCGGCCCCGGACGGCTCTTCCGGTCCGGCGCCCGGCCGTGCCCAGGGGCCGGGTTCCGTATCCGGCCGGTGCGTCCTGCGGATACGGGAGCGCGGGGCGCCGTTCCGCCACGAGGGCTTCGGACAGGGGTCTGCCGCCCGGGAGCGCCCGGGGCGTCCTCGTCCGCCGGAGCCCGTGCCCCGCTCGGGTCCGGTCGCCGGCGGGGCCGCGGCAGCCGGTGCCTCCCCTGGTGCCGCGCCGGGCGCTGATCCCCCGGCGGTCCCTTCGGACCACGGACGGCACATGTCGTCGGCAGGGCGCCGTCCTCCCGGCAGGCGGTCCGGCGGGGGTGTCTCCCGGGCTTCTGGGCCCGGGGAGGGCCGTGCCGGGGCACCCGGACGGACAGGGCGCCGACGACCCGGCCCCCGACCCCTCCGCGGTGCCCGGGGCTCAGGGCCCGTGAGCGCGGGGGCGCTTTCCGGCCGTCGGCGTGCGTGGCTCACATCCGTGCGTCGGCGGGTCGCCGGTGCGGCGGCGGGCGGTTCCCGGCGGTCCTTTCCGGCCACGGCCGGGACTCCCCGGTGCGCGGTACGGGGCGCCGCCCCCTCCCGGCGGCGCCCCGTGTTCCGTGCGGGGGTCAGGCACCGTGGCTGACGGGGCGGGCCGGGACCGTGAGGTGTTTCTCCGCCGGGACCGGCCGCACCCACAGGGTCCGCAGGCTGCCCGCCCGGATCAGCGCGGTGGCGTCCCCCGGCAGCAGCGGCAGCGTCCGCAGCGCGTCGGCGGGCAGCCCGTACGCCTCGGCGAGCTGACGCGCGAGCGGCGGGGCGAGCCGGGGGGCGAGGACGGCGTCGTACCGGCCGAGGGCGCGGGCGCCGCCGGGGGCGCGGTGGTGCAGGCTGATCCCGATCTGCCAGGCGCCGAGATCGGGCCGGGGCGCGCCGCAGCTCCCGGTGAACTCGTCGACGACCACCACCGGCCGCAGCGGACCGCCGGGCGGGGGAGTCGCGCCGCCCGGCAGCCCCACCACCAGCCGGGCCGGATCGGCGCCGGACGTCCGCAGCAGCCGGGCCCACACCTGC
The nucleotide sequence above comes from Streptomyces clavuligerus. Encoded proteins:
- a CDS encoding zf-HC2 domain-containing protein produces the protein MTEPHRAEAHVKLLLGAYVLDALTPEEDRVVAAHVQWCADCRAEYLELAELPMLLAAFGGAGPVIPPPLPPAARDDGPGPEDRGPGPFA
- a CDS encoding helix-turn-helix transcriptional regulator — protein: MSRYIAELASGRGHSVLIEGEPGIGRTALLHRARLEARRTGRTTLAATAEDGHTPLRPVLEALARPGPVRPVLRALAAGLLRGPQPRIPATAAGEPDPALAERVLDLIRRVTDEGPLALLLDDLHRADPTTLLLWQRLARRTARLPLLLVATARRLPGPGGPGGFAGLRRDLLDAGTTLLTLAPLADDEARALVGALTGAPPGPELRERIDRAGGNPHWIRTLLPPDRTERNPAPPTPLAPPTLPNPPVPPALPGPAARPADPPTGTGSGSGGSSGSSGSSGSSGSSGSGGSGPAAATGLAAVADGLVDGATRDTLRTAALLGPAFTAAELAAVTGRPPLDLLDPLDDALAAGVLVDTGDHLRFRLPALAEALRATVPAPERAEHHRAAAHALAAAGADLERVAGQLLPIAGTLTADRDGWAFDWLAGAAPHLAEQAPGSAVGLLRRCLARLPADDPRHAALKEHLAHAALLLRGPASTATLRGLLDETTAPEARVQLTAALAHGLYVQGRWADALAALDRAERTGAADAAWAPLFQGLRATIHHGAGHSERCAVLARQVIADARSGRHPFGEAYGRHALSCALLRDRRTEAALAENTLALRAAARVDRTGARWLTCTLTDLRVTMLLYRAVMLGLVDRPEEARSALDRARDETAGRATADQLGGITVTAALLDYTTGRWDDALARLDRQPDPVDPWLPSLRHSVAALVHGHRDRGADARAHCEAAAGRTTPCGSHSNRGGYPLMARALLAERSGRPHEALAVLLPTLDPGYARDLDQRFQWMPDIVRLALRTGDGATARAAAVISAGEADREHHPARTAAAARCRGLVDADPGPLAEAVAYYRGVARPLDLGQALEDGAAVRAALGEPAAARELLQQALERYARLGAAWDARRAVGRLRALGVRTGPRAARNGRPSTGWAALTPAELRVAHRVAQGRSNPEIAAELFLSPRTVQTHVSSILTKLGARSRTEVARQAAERSSQHP